One Littorina saxatilis isolate snail1 linkage group LG1, US_GU_Lsax_2.0, whole genome shotgun sequence genomic window carries:
- the LOC138978369 gene encoding ras-specific guanine nucleotide-releasing factor 2-like, with product MQLHDACRCDPPCIPYLGMYLTDLSFIEEGTPNFTEEKLVNFSKMRMISHVIREIRLFQQTSYKIEHHPRVTNYLLDPTRLYDEEQTYKASLEIEPKLSRLSMATNPS from the exons ATGCAGCTCCATGACGCGTGCAG GTGTGACCCTCCCTGCATTCCCTACCTGGGCATGTACCTGACAGACCTGTCCTTCATCGAAGAAGGCACCCCCAACTTCACAGAGGAAAAACTCGTGAACTTCTCTAAGATGCGGATG ATTTCCCATGTTATTAGGGAAATCCGCCTTTTCCAACAGACATCATACAAAATTGAACACCACCCAAGA GTGACAAATTACTTGCTGGACCCCACACGGTTGTACGATGAAGAGCAGACCTACAAGGCATCGCTTGAGATTGAACCCAAGCTGTCCCGCCTGTCCATGGCCACCAACCCGTCATGA